The Streptomyces sp. NBC_00162 genome window below encodes:
- a CDS encoding PhoH family protein, protein MVTSTKRRLPDRRTYVLDTSVLLADPNAISRFDEHEVVLPIVVITELEAKRHHPELGYFARQALRLLDDFRVRYGRLDAPIPLGDLGGTLRVELNHSDPGVLPAGFRLGDNDSRILAVARNLQAEGYDVTVVSKDLPLRIKASSVGLIAEEYRAELAITDAGWTGMSELALSGEQVDLLYSEERLYVQEAAELPVHTGLVLQSERGKALGRVTADGNVKLVRGDREAFGLHGRSAEQRIALDLLLDPEIGIISMGGRAGTGKSALALCAGLEAVLERRQHQKVMVFRPLYAVGGQDLGYLPGDASEKMSPWAQAVFDTLSAVAGREVIEEVLNRGMLEVLPLTHIRGRSLHDAFVIVDEAQSLERNVLLTVLSRIGANSRVVLTHDVAQRDNLRVGRYDGVVAVVEKLKGHPLFAHITLTRSERSPIAALVTEMLETL, encoded by the coding sequence GTGGTGACCAGCACAAAGCGCCGCCTGCCCGACAGGCGGACCTACGTCCTCGACACCAGCGTCCTGCTGGCAGACCCCAACGCGATCTCCCGATTCGACGAGCACGAGGTCGTGCTCCCGATCGTGGTGATCACCGAGCTGGAGGCAAAGAGGCACCATCCCGAACTCGGCTACTTCGCGCGCCAGGCCCTGCGCCTGCTCGACGACTTCCGGGTCCGGTACGGACGCCTCGACGCCCCCATCCCGCTGGGCGATCTGGGCGGCACCCTGCGTGTCGAGCTCAACCACTCCGACCCGGGTGTCCTGCCCGCAGGCTTCCGATTGGGGGACAACGACTCGCGGATCCTCGCGGTCGCCCGCAATCTCCAGGCCGAGGGCTACGACGTCACGGTGGTCTCGAAGGATCTCCCACTGCGCATCAAGGCCTCCTCCGTGGGGTTGATCGCCGAGGAGTACCGCGCGGAGCTCGCGATCACCGATGCCGGCTGGACCGGCATGAGCGAGCTCGCCCTCTCCGGCGAGCAGGTGGACCTCCTCTACTCCGAGGAGCGCCTCTACGTCCAGGAGGCCGCCGAACTGCCCGTGCACACCGGGCTGGTCCTCCAGTCCGAGCGGGGCAAGGCGCTCGGCCGCGTCACGGCGGACGGCAACGTGAAGCTCGTACGGGGCGACCGCGAGGCCTTCGGGCTGCACGGCCGCAGCGCCGAGCAGCGCATCGCCCTGGACCTCCTCCTCGATCCCGAGATCGGGATCATCTCGATGGGAGGCCGGGCGGGTACCGGAAAGTCGGCACTGGCCCTGTGCGCCGGCCTGGAGGCGGTGCTGGAGCGCAGGCAGCACCAGAAAGTGATGGTCTTCCGGCCGCTGTACGCGGTGGGCGGGCAGGACCTCGGCTATCTGCCCGGGGACGCCTCCGAGAAGATGAGCCCCTGGGCGCAGGCGGTCTTCGACACCCTCTCGGCCGTGGCCGGGCGCGAGGTCATCGAGGAGGTGCTGAACCGCGGGATGCTGGAAGTCCTGCCGCTCACGCACATCCGCGGCCGCTCGCTCCACGACGCCTTCGTGATCGTGGACGAGGCCCAGTCGCTGGAACGGAATGTCCTTCTGACCGTTCTGTCACGAATCGGAGCGAATTCGCGGGTCGTTCTGACCCATGATGTCGCCCAACGGGACAACCTGCGGGTCGGCCGGTACGACGGAGTGGTCGCCGTCGTTGAGAAGCTGAAGGGACATCCGCTCTTCGCGCACATCACGCTGACGCGTTCCGAGCGGTCCCCGATCGCCGCTCTGGTCACCGAGATGCTGGAGACCCTCTGA
- a CDS encoding isoprenyl transferase, which produces MKLRDLVYRLYARRVEGRLDHDAAPKHIGVILDGNRRWAKASGGTTEQGHQAGADKISEMLGWCTETDVEVVTLWMLSTDNLDRPEVELRPLLNIIENTVRGLAADGRWRVHHVGNLDILPARTQTVLKEAEQATHDIDGILVNVAVGYGGRQEIADAVRSLLLEHAQKGTSFEELAEILDIDHIAEHLYTRGQPDPDLVIRTSGEQRLSGFMLWQSAHSEYYFCEVFWPAFRKVDFLRALRDYAARHRRYGS; this is translated from the coding sequence GTGAAGCTGCGCGACCTGGTGTACAGGCTCTACGCACGCCGGGTGGAAGGCCGCCTCGACCATGACGCGGCGCCCAAGCACATCGGCGTCATTCTGGACGGGAACCGGCGCTGGGCGAAGGCGTCCGGAGGCACCACGGAACAGGGCCACCAGGCCGGAGCCGACAAGATCTCCGAGATGCTGGGCTGGTGCACCGAGACGGACGTCGAGGTCGTCACCCTGTGGATGCTCTCCACGGACAACCTGGACCGGCCGGAGGTCGAGCTCCGCCCGCTGCTCAACATCATCGAGAACACCGTACGGGGCCTCGCCGCGGACGGCCGCTGGCGCGTCCACCACGTCGGCAACCTCGACATCCTGCCCGCGCGGACGCAGACCGTGCTGAAGGAGGCCGAGCAGGCCACGCACGACATCGACGGGATACTCGTCAACGTCGCCGTCGGCTACGGCGGCCGTCAGGAGATCGCCGACGCGGTCCGCTCGCTGCTGCTGGAGCACGCGCAGAAGGGCACCTCCTTCGAGGAGCTCGCCGAGATCCTGGACATCGACCACATCGCGGAGCACCTCTACACGCGCGGCCAGCCCGACCCGGACCTCGTGATCCGCACCAGCGGCGAGCAGCGGCTGTCCGGATTCATGCTGTGGCAGAGCGCGCACTCCGAGTACTACTTCTGCGAGGTCTTCTGGCCGGCCTTCCGCAAGGTCGACTTCCTGCGGGCCCTGCGCGACTACGCGGCCCGCCACCGGCGGTACGGGTCCTGA
- the mgrA gene encoding L-glyceraldehyde 3-phosphate reductase, whose amino-acid sequence MTDNNPYRAEPSRYDSMEYRRTGHSGLKLPAISLGLWHNFGDDKSLESQRAILRRAFDLGVTHFDLANNYGPPPGSAELNFGKIFAQDFASYRDELILSTKAGYLMHPGPYGEWGSRKYLLSSLDASLKRMGVDYVDIFYSHRFDPETPLEETMGALASAVQQGKALYVGVSSYTAEQTTEAVRILRGMGVRPLIHQPSYSMINRWTEDDGLLDTLEESGMGCISFAPLAQGLLTGKYLKEIPAGSRATQGKSLNPELLSDEVLRRLDGLNGIAARRGQSMAQLALKWVLRDDRMTSALIGASSVRQLEENVAALAGDPLSEAELKEIDSFAVSTPGTNLWAQRG is encoded by the coding sequence GTGACTGATAACAATCCCTATCGGGCAGAGCCCTCGCGCTACGACTCCATGGAGTACCGGCGCACGGGCCACAGCGGCCTCAAGCTCCCCGCCATCTCCCTCGGCCTCTGGCACAACTTCGGCGACGACAAGTCGCTCGAGTCCCAGCGGGCGATCCTCCGCCGGGCCTTCGACCTCGGCGTCACCCATTTCGACCTGGCGAACAACTACGGTCCGCCGCCCGGCTCGGCCGAGCTGAACTTCGGCAAGATCTTCGCCCAGGACTTCGCGTCCTACCGCGACGAGCTGATCCTCTCCACCAAGGCCGGCTACCTGATGCACCCGGGGCCGTACGGCGAGTGGGGCAGCCGCAAGTACCTGCTGAGCTCGCTCGACGCCTCGCTCAAGCGGATGGGCGTGGACTACGTCGACATCTTCTACTCGCACCGCTTCGACCCGGAGACCCCGCTCGAGGAGACCATGGGCGCCCTGGCGTCCGCGGTCCAGCAGGGCAAGGCCCTCTACGTCGGCGTCTCCTCCTACACCGCGGAGCAGACCACCGAGGCGGTGCGCATCCTGCGCGGGATGGGGGTGCGTCCGCTGATCCACCAGCCCTCGTACTCCATGATCAACCGCTGGACCGAGGACGACGGGCTGCTGGACACCCTCGAGGAGTCCGGCATGGGCTGCATCTCCTTCGCGCCGCTCGCGCAGGGCCTGCTGACGGGCAAGTACCTCAAGGAGATCCCGGCGGGCTCGCGGGCCACCCAGGGCAAGTCCCTCAACCCGGAGCTGCTGTCGGACGAGGTGCTCCGCAGGCTCGACGGGCTGAACGGAATCGCCGCGCGGCGCGGGCAGTCGATGGCACAGCTGGCACTGAAGTGGGTGCTGCGCGACGACCGGATGACCTCGGCGCTGATCGGCGCGTCCAGCGTGCGGCAGCTGGAGGAAAACGTGGCCGCGCTGGCGGGCGATCCGCTCTCCGAGGCCGAGTTGAAGGAGATCGACTCCTTCGCCGTGTCCACCCCCGGCACCAACCTCTGGGCCCAGCGCGGCTGA
- a CDS encoding prepilin peptidase gives MGVVVIVLAAGYGVAAGLLLPRAAWRLSVEPEEPWRDSCPKGHPLPGWLGPARCRVPGPGGHAYGRRAAPVAVLTAGVCAALGAAVGARPEAVAYVGLAPALVLLALVDRAVHRLPDVLTLPLAAAVAAGLGSAALLPRAGGDWRLALLGGGALGASYLVLHVINPAGLAFGDVKLALPLGVALGWYGWGVWAFGAFLGFLYGALYGLFLVLRGSATRQDGFAFGPFMAAGALTGVLLGGFGA, from the coding sequence ATGGGTGTGGTCGTGATCGTTCTTGCCGCCGGGTACGGGGTGGCCGCGGGGCTGCTGCTGCCGCGCGCCGCCTGGCGGCTGTCCGTCGAGCCGGAGGAGCCCTGGCGGGACAGCTGCCCGAAGGGGCATCCGCTGCCGGGCTGGCTGGGCCCGGCCCGCTGCCGGGTCCCGGGGCCGGGCGGGCACGCGTACGGGAGACGGGCGGCGCCGGTCGCGGTACTGACGGCGGGGGTCTGCGCCGCGCTCGGGGCGGCCGTCGGCGCGCGGCCCGAGGCCGTGGCCTACGTGGGGCTCGCCCCGGCGCTGGTGCTGCTCGCGCTCGTCGACCGTGCCGTGCACCGGCTGCCCGACGTACTGACCCTGCCGCTGGCCGCCGCGGTCGCCGCCGGGCTGGGATCGGCCGCCCTGCTGCCCCGCGCCGGAGGCGACTGGCGGCTCGCGCTGCTGGGCGGGGGCGCGCTCGGGGCCTCGTACCTCGTGCTGCACGTGATCAACCCCGCCGGGCTGGCCTTCGGCGACGTCAAGCTGGCGCTTCCGCTGGGGGTCGCTCTTGGGTGGTACGGGTGGGGGGTATGGGCTTTCGGGGCCTTCCTGGGCTTCCTCTACGGGGCCCTGTACGGCCTCTTCCTTGTGCTGCGCGGCTCCGCAACACGCCAGGACGGCTTCGCCTTCGGCCCCTTCATGGCCGCCGGGGCACTCACCGGAGTGCTGCTGGGCGGTTTCGGAGCGTAA
- a CDS encoding DUF192 domain-containing protein, with the protein MAHWDDGHGTLTVGAVAVPLEIAASYRARTRGLLGRDGIAGAMLLTPAASVHTFRMRFAIDVAYLDRNLRVLAVVTMAPGRLGLPRPRSRHVLEAAAGAMAGWGLGPGTTVRVDRPEDRSADGPLDRS; encoded by the coding sequence ATGGCTCACTGGGACGACGGACACGGCACCCTCACGGTCGGGGCGGTGGCGGTGCCGCTGGAGATCGCCGCCTCGTACCGGGCGCGGACCCGGGGGCTGCTCGGCCGGGACGGCATCGCCGGGGCCATGCTGCTCACCCCCGCGGCGAGCGTGCACACCTTCCGGATGCGCTTCGCGATCGACGTGGCGTACCTCGACCGGAACCTGCGCGTCCTGGCCGTGGTCACGATGGCCCCGGGCCGGCTCGGGCTGCCCCGGCCGCGCTCCCGGCACGTGCTGGAGGCGGCGGCCGGAGCGATGGCCGGCTGGGGGCTGGGGCCCGGCACCACCGTGCGCGTGGACAGGCCCGAGGACAGGTCCGCGGACGGGCCCCTGGACAGGTCCTAG
- a CDS encoding SMI1/KNR4 family protein, which translates to MTENAIKALEQIMPATHGADEDIDWPSAEAAWGTRFPADFVAFMGRFGAGSINGEASILLPLPKPGLQWDPAEMAEETENARHVWEAEGGRAAFDVDPEAIIAWGVTGGSDILCWLTSDPDPDRWPVLVCGRHTADSFAVYPYGMAEFLYRLCSDEFDVSPVSITFWDGDHLSFVHWRKAQRRWQEGRNPETGEPDPYAGEFAD; encoded by the coding sequence ATGACGGAGAACGCGATCAAAGCGCTGGAGCAGATCATGCCGGCGACGCACGGCGCCGACGAGGACATCGACTGGCCGAGCGCCGAGGCTGCCTGGGGCACCCGGTTCCCGGCCGACTTCGTCGCCTTCATGGGCCGCTTCGGTGCGGGCTCCATCAACGGTGAGGCCAGCATCCTGCTCCCTCTCCCCAAGCCCGGACTCCAGTGGGACCCGGCCGAGATGGCCGAGGAGACCGAGAACGCCCGCCACGTCTGGGAGGCGGAGGGCGGCCGGGCCGCCTTCGACGTGGACCCGGAGGCGATCATCGCCTGGGGCGTCACCGGCGGATCCGACATCCTGTGCTGGCTCACCTCCGACCCCGACCCTGACCGGTGGCCGGTCCTGGTGTGCGGGCGGCACACCGCCGACTCCTTCGCCGTGTACCCGTACGGCATGGCCGAGTTCCTCTACCGGCTCTGCTCCGACGAGTTCGACGTGAGCCCGGTCAGCATCACCTTCTGGGACGGCGACCACCTCAGCTTCGTCCACTGGCGCAAGGCCCAGCGCCGGTGGCAGGAGGGCCGCAACCCCGAGACGGGTGAGCCCGACCCGTACGCGGGCGAATTCGCCGACTGA
- a CDS encoding extracellular solute-binding protein — translation MGRRIFGTAATTVVLGLLIPLAGCGGSGGGAGGSGTLRLVAAEYGDTPATSSKAFWDKVTADFTAANPGIKVEVKLLPWADIDREVSRMVKAGNAPDIALMGSYSDFAAQGKLYSADELLSVTREANFLQPLAEAGTVGSTLYGLPFVASSRLLFYNEALFSKAGVSAPKTWADLKSAAKALKDKGVKFPYAMPLGPEEAHAEAMIWELSNGGGYADNSGNYSLASDPNIQTWRWVKDNLIAPGLVGPTPPSQLNRADAFAAFLRGEVGMLNGYPSLAHEARAKGIGVGTVSMPVSDTLASGEVPPTVGVADWMMAFKQNDQRTEIGTFLEFLYQDKNLSDFANRYHLLPSTVTASRTAGGGLDKNDQQFLTALYGAQLYPVNDPSWVTVSDTIKRNIGRAVEPNVDPKTVLEDIASKANEASKKH, via the coding sequence GTGGGACGAAGAATCTTCGGAACGGCCGCCACCACGGTCGTGCTCGGACTGCTGATACCACTGGCCGGATGTGGCGGCTCCGGAGGCGGCGCAGGTGGCAGCGGCACGCTGCGCCTCGTCGCCGCCGAATACGGCGACACTCCGGCCACCAGTTCAAAGGCGTTCTGGGACAAGGTGACCGCCGATTTCACCGCCGCGAATCCCGGAATCAAGGTCGAGGTCAAGCTCCTGCCGTGGGCCGACATCGACCGCGAGGTCTCCCGTATGGTCAAGGCCGGGAACGCGCCGGACATCGCGCTCATGGGCTCGTACTCGGACTTCGCGGCCCAGGGAAAGCTCTATTCCGCGGACGAGCTCCTCTCGGTCACCCGGGAGGCGAACTTCCTCCAGCCGCTCGCCGAGGCCGGCACCGTCGGCAGCACCCTCTACGGTCTGCCCTTCGTGGCGAGCAGCCGCCTCCTCTTCTACAACGAGGCCCTGTTCTCCAAGGCCGGCGTCAGCGCACCCAAGACCTGGGCCGACCTCAAGTCCGCCGCCAAGGCGCTCAAGGACAAGGGCGTGAAGTTCCCGTACGCCATGCCCCTGGGCCCGGAGGAGGCGCACGCCGAGGCGATGATCTGGGAGCTGAGCAACGGCGGCGGCTACGCCGACAACAGCGGCAACTACAGCCTGGCCTCCGACCCGAACATCCAGACCTGGCGCTGGGTCAAGGACAACCTGATCGCCCCCGGCCTCGTCGGCCCCACCCCGCCGTCCCAGCTCAACCGCGCCGACGCCTTCGCCGCCTTCCTGCGGGGCGAGGTCGGCATGCTCAACGGCTACCCGTCGCTCGCCCACGAGGCGCGCGCCAAGGGCATCGGCGTCGGCACCGTGTCCATGCCTGTCTCGGACACCCTCGCCAGCGGGGAGGTCCCGCCGACCGTGGGCGTGGCCGACTGGATGATGGCGTTCAAGCAGAACGACCAGCGCACCGAGATCGGCACGTTCCTGGAGTTCCTCTACCAGGACAAGAACCTGTCGGACTTCGCCAACCGCTACCACCTGCTGCCGTCCACCGTCACCGCCTCGCGCACCGCGGGCGGCGGCCTCGACAAGAACGACCAGCAGTTCCTGACCGCGCTGTACGGCGCACAGCTCTACCCGGTGAACGACCCGTCCTGGGTGACCGTCAGCGACACCATCAAGCGCAACATCGGACGGGCGGTGGAACCGAACGTCGACCCGAAGACCGTCCTCGAGGACATCGCCTCCAAGGCGAACGAGGCCTCGAAGAAGCACTGA
- a CDS encoding nuclear transport factor 2 family protein, which yields MTLTPGKLSDPVVGAFVAAVNGHDKDAFLALLTPDATMSDDGSDRDVHQWIDKEIFDSGGHMQVESESDGGHHLVVNYRNDTWGEMRTAWNFRVTPDGRISRFETGQA from the coding sequence GTGACCCTCACCCCAGGCAAGCTGTCCGACCCCGTCGTCGGCGCCTTCGTCGCCGCCGTCAACGGCCACGACAAGGACGCCTTCCTCGCACTGCTGACCCCCGACGCGACCATGTCCGACGACGGTTCGGACCGCGACGTCCACCAGTGGATCGACAAGGAGATCTTCGACTCCGGCGGCCACATGCAGGTCGAGTCCGAGTCCGACGGGGGTCACCACCTGGTCGTCAACTACCGCAACGACACCTGGGGCGAGATGCGCACCGCCTGGAACTTCCGCGTCACCCCTGACGGCCGCATCAGCCGCTTCGAGACGGGTCAGGCCTGA
- a CDS encoding polysaccharide deacetylase family protein, producing the protein MGFLARMNEKGIRARAVVAASAVAVAATVWGVAAAVESGHEPAHRNVSREKEAENPGQAGQPGQAGQPGQQQPERIPEGIAHASESGGNAVNITIDDGPDPRWTPKVLDVLKQHDVKATFCMIGPQAKAHPDLVKQVVAAGHRLCDHTMDHDTAMDKKPVAYQEQQILDAKRLIEEAAGAGAKVDYYRAPGGAFTPDSRRLAAAHGMRPLGWNVDTKDFGKPGTAAIVDAVKREIGNGPTVLFHDGGGNRAQTVDALDQVLAWLKEQGRPTGFPVRTVPEAPDPS; encoded by the coding sequence ATGGGGTTCTTGGCGCGCATGAACGAGAAGGGCATCCGGGCCCGCGCCGTCGTCGCGGCTTCCGCCGTAGCCGTGGCGGCGACGGTGTGGGGCGTGGCGGCCGCCGTGGAATCGGGGCACGAGCCCGCGCATCGGAACGTGTCCCGGGAGAAGGAAGCCGAAAACCCCGGCCAGGCGGGCCAACCCGGCCAGGCGGGCCAGCCCGGCCAGCAGCAGCCGGAGCGGATACCCGAGGGCATAGCCCACGCCTCCGAAAGCGGCGGAAACGCCGTCAACATCACCATCGACGACGGCCCCGACCCCCGCTGGACCCCGAAGGTCCTCGACGTGCTGAAGCAGCACGACGTGAAGGCCACCTTCTGCATGATCGGTCCGCAGGCCAAGGCCCATCCCGACCTGGTCAAGCAGGTCGTCGCAGCCGGCCACCGGCTCTGCGACCACACCATGGACCACGACACGGCCATGGACAAGAAGCCCGTCGCCTACCAGGAACAGCAGATCCTGGACGCGAAGCGGCTGATAGAGGAAGCCGCGGGCGCCGGCGCGAAGGTCGACTACTACCGGGCCCCCGGCGGCGCCTTCACCCCCGACAGCCGGCGCCTGGCCGCCGCACACGGGATGCGCCCGCTCGGCTGGAACGTGGACACCAAGGACTTCGGCAAGCCGGGCACGGCCGCCATCGTCGACGCCGTCAAGCGCGAGATCGGCAACGGCCCGACCGTGCTCTTCCACGACGGCGGCGGCAACCGCGCACAGACCGTCGACGCCCTCGACCAGGTGCTGGCCTGGCTGAAGGAGCAGGGCCGGCCGACGGGCTTCCCGGTCCGCACCGTCCCCGAGGCCCCCGACCCCTCCTGA
- a CDS encoding MDR family MFS transporter, with protein MVDTVNSAGTSKGGKPRSVRVVLMSVMIAMLLASLDTMITSTAIPTIVGELGGLEYLSWVVTIYTLATVASTPIWGKAGDMWGRKGAFLTSVVIFLIGSALCGAAQDMGQLIAFRAIQGLGGGGLLVGAMAIIGSVIPPREVGKYQGMMAAVSAISMIGGPLIGGAITDHLGWRWSFYINLPLAAVALVMVSAVLHLPKKTQDTRPKVDYLGAALLTAAITSTVLVTTWGGTQYAWSSARITTLIAVSVLSTAAFLYVETKAAEPVLPLHVFRNRNFSLIALIGFLVGFVTVGGVFYLPLFLQAVQGASATNSGLLLLPLLGSMLAVSMITGRITTNTGKYKIFLIAGGALVVLGLFLASTMDTATPRFVSGLYMAVLGAGIGFLMQITMLVAQNSVELKDMGVASSTTALGRTLGGAFGVALMGTLFTHQVTTTMTDELGTQAAAAAGSAQLDAASLAKLPDTIREAYQYAVAVGTHSAFLLGAIIAVLGFAAALFIKEVPLRGTPTPNNTASDASQDDKTAPAPQEPVTASA; from the coding sequence ATGGTGGACACAGTCAATTCTGCCGGGACTTCGAAGGGCGGGAAGCCGCGCAGTGTGCGGGTCGTCCTCATGTCGGTGATGATCGCGATGCTGCTGGCCTCGCTCGACACGATGATCACCAGTACCGCGATCCCGACGATCGTCGGTGAGTTGGGCGGTCTGGAGTATCTGTCGTGGGTGGTGACCATCTACACCCTGGCCACGGTGGCCTCGACCCCGATCTGGGGCAAGGCCGGTGACATGTGGGGGCGCAAGGGCGCGTTCCTGACCTCGGTGGTGATCTTCCTGATCGGCTCCGCGTTGTGCGGGGCGGCGCAGGACATGGGCCAGCTGATCGCGTTCCGTGCGATCCAGGGTCTGGGCGGGGGTGGTCTGCTGGTCGGCGCGATGGCGATCATCGGCAGTGTGATCCCGCCCCGTGAGGTCGGCAAATACCAGGGCATGATGGCCGCCGTCTCGGCGATCTCCATGATCGGCGGCCCGCTGATCGGCGGCGCGATCACCGATCACCTGGGCTGGCGCTGGTCCTTCTACATCAACCTGCCGCTCGCCGCCGTCGCCCTGGTCATGGTCTCCGCGGTCCTCCACCTGCCCAAGAAGACGCAGGACACCCGTCCGAAGGTCGACTACCTGGGGGCGGCGCTGCTGACCGCCGCGATCACCTCCACGGTGCTGGTGACGACCTGGGGCGGCACCCAGTACGCCTGGTCCTCCGCCCGCATCACCACCCTGATCGCCGTCAGCGTCCTGTCCACCGCCGCGTTCCTGTACGTGGAGACGAAGGCCGCCGAGCCGGTACTGCCGCTGCACGTCTTCCGCAACCGCAACTTCAGCCTCATCGCCCTGATCGGGTTCCTCGTCGGGTTCGTCACCGTCGGCGGCGTGTTCTACCTCCCCCTGTTCCTGCAAGCGGTCCAGGGTGCCTCGGCCACCAACTCCGGGCTGCTCCTGCTGCCCCTGCTCGGCTCGATGCTGGCCGTCTCGATGATCACAGGCCGCATCACCACCAACACCGGCAAATACAAGATCTTCCTGATCGCCGGCGGCGCACTCGTGGTCCTCGGACTCTTCCTCGCCTCCACGATGGACACCGCCACCCCCCGGTTCGTCTCCGGTCTCTACATGGCCGTCCTCGGCGCCGGAATCGGGTTCCTCATGCAGATCACCATGCTCGTCGCACAGAACAGCGTCGAGCTGAAGGACATGGGCGTCGCCTCCTCCACCACCGCCCTGGGCCGCACCCTCGGCGGCGCCTTCGGAGTCGCACTGATGGGCACCCTGTTCACCCACCAGGTCACCACCACCATGACCGACGAACTCGGCACCCAGGCCGCCGCGGCCGCCGGCTCCGCCCAGCTCGACGCCGCCAGCCTGGCCAAACTCCCCGACACCATCCGCGAGGCCTACCAGTACGCGGTCGCCGTCGGCACCCACTCCGCCTTCCTCCTCGGCGCCATCATCGCCGTACTCGGCTTCGCAGCCGCCCTGTTCATCAAGGAAGTCCCCCTCCGCGGCACCCCCACCCCCAACAACACTGCGAGCGACGCGAGCCAGGACGACAAGACCGCACCCGCCCCACAAGAACCCGTCACCGCCTCCGCCTGA
- a CDS encoding TetR/AcrR family transcriptional regulator: MSSSTAQRRRGDTRQRIQDIALELFVEQGYEKTSLREIAERLDVTKAALYYHFKTKEDIIVSVFNDLTRPIDELITWAQQQPPTLDTKREVLRRYSESMGAGASLFRFMQENQATMRELSIGETMKNHMAELVELLRTQDGPLTDQVRCVSALFTLHAGMMYLQHVEGDPEETRLAALEVATDLITQAHQAA; encoded by the coding sequence ATGTCCAGCAGCACTGCGCAGAGACGGCGCGGGGACACACGTCAGCGCATCCAGGACATCGCCCTGGAGCTGTTCGTCGAGCAGGGCTACGAGAAGACCTCGCTCCGCGAGATCGCCGAGCGCCTGGACGTCACCAAAGCCGCGCTCTACTACCACTTCAAGACCAAGGAAGACATCATCGTCAGCGTCTTCAACGACCTGACCCGGCCCATCGACGAACTCATCACCTGGGCCCAGCAGCAGCCCCCCACCCTGGACACCAAGCGGGAAGTGCTGCGCCGCTACAGCGAGTCGATGGGGGCCGGCGCCTCACTCTTCCGCTTCATGCAGGAGAACCAGGCGACGATGCGCGAACTGAGCATCGGCGAGACCATGAAGAACCACATGGCCGAACTGGTCGAACTCCTGCGCACCCAGGACGGCCCCCTCACCGACCAAGTCCGCTGCGTCAGCGCCCTCTTCACCCTCCACGCCGGGATGATGTACCTCCAGCACGTCGAAGGCGACCCCGAAGAAACCCGCCTCGCCGCCCTGGAGGTCGCAACCGACCTCATCACGCAGGCCCACCAGGCGGCATAG
- a CDS encoding nuclear transport factor 2 family protein, with amino-acid sequence MTATTTPRPPLPPFTEESARAKVQAAEDAWNSRDPERVALAYTEDSQWRNRDRFLTGRAEIREFLADKWQRELDYRLRKELWAYTGNRISVRFEYEWHDASGQWWRSHGNEQWEFDGNGLMRRREASVNDVPIAAEDRRLV; translated from the coding sequence ATGACTGCCACCACCACGCCACGCCCGCCCCTGCCGCCCTTCACCGAAGAGTCCGCCCGCGCCAAGGTGCAGGCCGCCGAGGACGCCTGGAACAGCCGGGACCCCGAGCGCGTGGCCCTCGCGTACACCGAGGACTCGCAGTGGCGGAACCGCGACCGCTTCCTCACCGGCCGCGCCGAGATCCGGGAGTTCCTCGCCGACAAGTGGCAGCGCGAGCTGGACTACCGGCTCCGCAAGGAGCTCTGGGCATACACCGGCAACCGCATCTCCGTGCGCTTCGAGTACGAGTGGCACGACGCCTCCGGCCAGTGGTGGCGCAGCCACGGCAACGAGCAGTGGGAGTTCGACGGCAACGGCCTGATGCGGCGGCGCGAGGCCAGCGTCAATGACGTCCCCATCGCTGCCGAGGACCGCCGGCTCGTCTGA